Proteins from a genomic interval of Brachybacterium vulturis:
- a CDS encoding 2TM domain-containing protein, translating into MTTTPASPPTGAASRTVRAHATLLPYALCLLAATAAVHLLIVLAGNRITVLTTLPLVAIAIGYAVYLLVYGRSLGRVRYGRLVAHALTYAMVNTGYLLHAYILIASGSPAIQGDGHLALDAGWFGATLGMAGFWGLGLIAHGIAALGERGFEGPRP; encoded by the coding sequence ATGACCACCACCCCCGCCTCGCCACCGACCGGCGCCGCGTCCCGGACCGTGCGCGCGCACGCCACCCTGCTCCCCTACGCGCTCTGCCTGCTCGCGGCCACCGCGGCGGTGCATCTGCTGATCGTGCTCGCCGGCAACCGCATCACGGTGCTGACCACGCTCCCCCTGGTCGCGATCGCGATCGGATACGCGGTCTACCTGCTCGTCTACGGCCGGTCGCTGGGCCGGGTCCGCTACGGGCGCCTGGTGGCCCACGCGCTGACCTATGCGATGGTCAACACCGGGTACCTGCTGCACGCCTACATCCTGATCGCGTCGGGATCGCCGGCGATCCAGGGCGACGGCCATCTCGCCCTGGATGCGGGCTGGTTCGGCGCCACCCTCGGCATGGCCGGCTTCTGGGGGCTCGGCCTGATCGCCCACGGCATCGCGGCCCTGGGCGAACGCGGCTTCGAGGGCCCGCGCCCGTGA
- a CDS encoding helix-turn-helix transcriptional regulator, with protein MTAPDSPAAEDAEWVEELARSWVEVYKKSATTLALLRIVREHGPVPAAGIAPRFAEATGWTLTDRGLYRTLRRLADSGVLHLEKVDVARTGAKRQDFALTSVGRAYLQRIERELV; from the coding sequence GTGACCGCGCCGGATTCTCCCGCCGCGGAGGACGCCGAGTGGGTGGAGGAGCTGGCGCGCTCCTGGGTCGAGGTCTACAAGAAGTCCGCCACCACGCTCGCGCTGCTGCGGATCGTGCGGGAGCACGGTCCGGTCCCCGCCGCCGGGATCGCGCCGAGGTTCGCGGAGGCGACCGGGTGGACGCTCACCGACCGCGGCCTCTACCGCACCCTGCGGCGGCTCGCCGATTCCGGGGTGCTCCACCTCGAGAAGGTGGACGTGGCGCGCACCGGTGCGAAGCGGCAGGACTTCGCGCTCACGTCCGTCGGCAGGGCGTATCTGCAGCGGATCGAGCGCGAGCTGGTCTGA
- a CDS encoding mycothiol transferase, whose protein sequence is MDALDILRDLTSHPRAAAEALRGQLNPVSLNARPGGHDNSVAWLLWHTGREIDVQLADLTGDEQLWTARGFDARFALGEVGDSVGYGHSSAEARRILIEDGEGLLEYVAAALAALEQHLEMITAADLEDVIDAQWDPPVTRGARLVSIVDDAVQHIAQAAYVLGMPLRD, encoded by the coding sequence ATGGACGCTCTCGACATCCTCCGTGACCTCACCTCCCACCCCCGCGCCGCCGCCGAGGCCCTGCGTGGCCAGCTGAACCCGGTGAGTCTCAACGCCCGCCCGGGCGGGCATGACAACTCCGTGGCCTGGCTGCTCTGGCACACCGGTCGCGAGATCGATGTGCAGCTGGCCGACCTCACCGGGGACGAGCAGCTGTGGACGGCGCGTGGCTTCGACGCCCGCTTCGCGCTCGGCGAGGTGGGGGACTCCGTGGGCTACGGCCACTCCTCGGCCGAGGCGCGCCGCATCCTGATCGAGGACGGCGAGGGCCTGTTGGAGTACGTCGCCGCCGCGCTCGCCGCCCTCGAGCAGCATCTCGAGATGATCACCGCCGCGGACCTCGAGGACGTGATCGATGCGCAGTGGGATCCGCCGGTCACCCGCGGTGCGCGCCTGGTGAGCATCGTCGACGACGCCGTCCAGCACATCGCCCAGGCCGCCTACGTGCTCGGGATGCCGCTGCGCGACTGA